In Cyanobacteria bacterium GSL.Bin1, the DNA window TCCCGCTTGCCCGTCCTGCACTAGTTACAGTATTTCTGTTTACCTTTATTGGAGAGTGGAATGATTTATTTAAACCGTTGGTCTTTACCACTCGTCCGAAATTAACCACTGTTCAATTAGCACTAGCCCAATTTCAAGAACAGTTTACCAGTAATTGGTCTTTATTAATGGCTGCAGTGATTATTGCTACGGTACCTGTAGTCGTTTTATTTTTAATTGGACAACGGCAGTTTATTCAAGGAATTAGCAGTACCGGAATTAAACAGTAGAGTAATCCTTAACAAACTCTGCTCAGAAACTAGACTTGACAAATAGTTCTCAAAATGAGAACCTGGAAAAGTACAAGATAATCAAAGGTGCATGAAGCTAATTAAGCGATTAAATGTTATCAACGATGCAAAAAAGTTTCCAAAAGATATACAAATCGCTGTCAAGAGTTGGTGTGAGGTGGTTAAACAAGCAGAATGGCGCAGTCTTGATGAAATCAGAAAAACCTATAATCGTTCTGTGGATCGAGTTGGAAATTTTCTCATTTTTAATATTAAAAGTTATCGTTTAAGGCTCTCCTAGACTAGATATACTAATTTATACATTGATAGCAGCTCAATCCCTAGTCAATTCAGGGGGTGCAATGAAACAAAAATCAAATTTTTCTAAAATTTGATTTTTACAATTCCGTAAAGCTTGCCATGCAAGCTTTTTGGGCGTTATTTGCTATTATTTTTTCATAACCACCCTAGGAGAGCCTCGTTTAATTGTCGGGTTTGATTTTGAACAAGAAATTATATTTTATAAATATCTTTTGACGCATCAAGAATACGAGGAAGAAAAATGGAAAAATGACCCATATTTTTAAGTAAAATTGAAAATAGAAAGAGGAGGTTATACATTCCTCTTCCATGATCTACAAAAAAATTGAGAAACTATCATTAAAAATATGACAATCAGCGTTCCCAACGAAAAATACGGCTTTTTACTCAGTCAATATCAACCGCGTCCGATTCAATCTGAATCTGATTATGAAAATGCGGTTGCTGTCATTGAAGAACTAATGGAAAAAGGGCTTGATCCCGAAGAAACAACGCTTTTAAATTTATTGTGTGCTTTGGTTGAAGACTATGAAGAGACACAACTCGCCGGTGAAGACTTGACTTCACCTTTAGAAGTGTTACAGCATTTAATGGAATCCAATAGGCTAAAGCAAGCTGATTTAGTGGGAATTATTGGGTCTAAAGGAGTGGTTTCAGAAATTCTCAATGGAAAAAGAAGTATCAGTAAAGCGCAAGCGAAAGCATTAGGAGAACTGTTTCATGTTTCCCCTGCATTATTTATTTAGATGAGACTTAACTAGCTTAATGGAAAGTAAGGATTCAGGTGTGGCAAAACTGGGGAATGAGAGAAGGACAAGGCTCACCGGTGAGAGGACTTTGCAAAGCCTGTTGGAAAAAAGTAATCACCGAACGTCCCTGAAGGCGACAAGACT includes these proteins:
- a CDS encoding type II toxin-antitoxin system HigB family toxin, whose translation is MKLIKRLNVINDAKKFPKDIQIAVKSWCEVVKQAEWRSLDEIRKTYNRSVDRVGNFLIFNIKSYRLRLS
- a CDS encoding transcriptional regulator; the encoded protein is MTISVPNEKYGFLLSQYQPRPIQSESDYENAVAVIEELMEKGLDPEETTLLNLLCALVEDYEETQLAGEDLTSPLEVLQHLMESNRLKQADLVGIIGSKGVVSEILNGKRSISKAQAKALGELFHVSPALFI